In Myotis daubentonii chromosome 16, mMyoDau2.1, whole genome shotgun sequence, one DNA window encodes the following:
- the CD300LF gene encoding CMRF35-like molecule 1 isoform X13: protein MYLLLLFPLLFWVPGSSVPITGPEAVRGLERGVLTVQCRYDTGWETYRKWWCRGAVWGSCKILVQTNESTFGVKERVSIRDNQTNHTFTVTMKELRREDTDTYWCGIERTGSDHGVPVKVTIDPVPVTPDDTIGFPNVTSQHSDGSGVSPNLFIILPLLFTVLLLLLVAASLLVWRMMKRQKKAAGISPEQVLQPPEDNVCYANLNLKQTGASPSSPRKRAPTQPSSSAQDDQGEVEYITMAPFLDKDICYAALSLDTSDQDSIYINRQDLITPPPSRNQEELIQYSAIRKP from the exons ATGTACCTGCTGctgctctttcccctcctcttctgGGTTCCAG GCTCATCAGTTCCCATCACGGGTCCAGAAGCAGTGAGAGGTCTGGAGCGGGGAGTCTTGACCGTGCAGTGTCGCTATGACACAGGATGGGAGACCTACAGGAAGTGGTGGTGTCGAGGGGCTGTTTGGGGTAGCTGCAAGATCCTTGTTCAAACCAATGAATCAACATTTGGGGTGAAGGAGCGTGTGTCCATCAGGGACAATCAGACAAACCACACGTTCACTGTGACCATGAAGGAGCTCAGGCGAGAAGATACAGACACTTACTGGTGTGGGATTGAGAGAACTGGATCTGACCATGGGGTCCCTGTTAAAGTGACCATTGACCCAG TACCAGTCACCCCAGATGACACCATAGGCTTCCCGAATGTGACCAGCCAGCACTCCGATGGCAG TGGTGTCTCCCCGAATCTCTTCATCATCCTGCCCCTCCTCTTTACTGTGTTGCTGCTTCTCTTGGTGGCAGCCTCACTGTTGGTGTGGAGAATGATGAAGCGACAGAAGAAAG ctgCTGGGATATCCCCAGAGCAG GTGCTCCAGCCCCCGGAGGACAATGTCTGCTATGCCAACCTGAACCTGAAGCAGACAGGAGCCTCGCCCAGCTCCCCCAGGAAGAGGGCCCCCACGCAgccctcctcctctgcccaggACGACCAGGGGGAAGTGGAGTACATCACCATG GCCCCCTTTCTGGACAAGGACATCTGCTATGCAGCTCTGTCTCTGGACACCTCAGATCAGGACTCAATCTACATCAACAGACAGGACCTCATCACCCCCCCTCCCAGCAGGAACCAGGAGGAGCTCATCCAATACAGCGCCATCAGGAAGCCTTAG
- the CD300LF gene encoding CMRF35-like molecule 1 isoform X11: MYLLLLFPLLFWVPGSSVPITGPEAVRGLERGVLTVQCRYDTGWETYRKWWCRGAVWGSCKILVQTNESTFGVKERVSIRDNQTNHTFTVTMKELRREDTDTYWCGIERTGSDHGVPVKVTIDPAPTTVLTPTSAIASTANAFTVPVTPDDTIGFPNVTSQHSDGSGVSPNLFIILPLLFTVLLLLLVAASLLVWRMMKRQKKAAGISPEQVLQPPEDNVCYANLNLKQTGASPSSPRKRAPTQPSSSAQDDQGEVEYITMAPFLDKDICYAALSLDTSDQDSIYINRQDLITPPPSRNQEELIQYSAIRKP, encoded by the exons ATGTACCTGCTGctgctctttcccctcctcttctgGGTTCCAG GCTCATCAGTTCCCATCACGGGTCCAGAAGCAGTGAGAGGTCTGGAGCGGGGAGTCTTGACCGTGCAGTGTCGCTATGACACAGGATGGGAGACCTACAGGAAGTGGTGGTGTCGAGGGGCTGTTTGGGGTAGCTGCAAGATCCTTGTTCAAACCAATGAATCAACATTTGGGGTGAAGGAGCGTGTGTCCATCAGGGACAATCAGACAAACCACACGTTCACTGTGACCATGAAGGAGCTCAGGCGAGAAGATACAGACACTTACTGGTGTGGGATTGAGAGAACTGGATCTGACCATGGGGTCCCTGTTAAAGTGACCATTGACCCAG CACCAACTACAGTGTTGACCCCCACCTCTGCCATCGCCTCCACTGCCAACGCGTTCACAGTACCAGTCACCCCAGATGACACCATAGGCTTCCCGAATGTGACCAGCCAGCACTCCGATGGCAG TGGTGTCTCCCCGAATCTCTTCATCATCCTGCCCCTCCTCTTTACTGTGTTGCTGCTTCTCTTGGTGGCAGCCTCACTGTTGGTGTGGAGAATGATGAAGCGACAGAAGAAAG ctgCTGGGATATCCCCAGAGCAG GTGCTCCAGCCCCCGGAGGACAATGTCTGCTATGCCAACCTGAACCTGAAGCAGACAGGAGCCTCGCCCAGCTCCCCCAGGAAGAGGGCCCCCACGCAgccctcctcctctgcccaggACGACCAGGGGGAAGTGGAGTACATCACCATG GCCCCCTTTCTGGACAAGGACATCTGCTATGCAGCTCTGTCTCTGGACACCTCAGATCAGGACTCAATCTACATCAACAGACAGGACCTCATCACCCCCCCTCCCAGCAGGAACCAGGAGGAGCTCATCCAATACAGCGCCATCAGGAAGCCTTAG